The Lolium rigidum isolate FL_2022 chromosome 1, APGP_CSIRO_Lrig_0.1, whole genome shotgun sequence region TCACCTGTCAAACCCGATGTGCAGTCTACTGAAGGGGCCTGCTTCCAGTGCCACAGCCGTGAGCCCGAAGACCTTCTACAGAGCTGCCATGTCTGCCGGGCGCAGTGGGTACACAGCTACTGCCTTGATCCTCCACTGTTTCCGTGGACATGCATACATTGCCGAGATCTGCGGAGGATGTACCAGCGCTATCGCTAGTTGGAGATCTGGAAATTTGGTCGTCTTGAAAGCTTGGTTCTTGGCATCAGTGTGCTGCCGGATATTCTTGGGGGTAGCCTCAGTCGAAGGGGTATGTTTGCCCGAGTTGATAATTAACTCTTCCGGCATTATTATTTGGTGACTCTGAGAAGAGAGAACTGTGAATAAATGGCACAGGCAGCGTACCCAAAGCTATTTTAGTACTGTGCTTATATGTTTGTAAGGTTAACTGTTACACTTCGTTGTGTAATGGAGACGACAGACGATACATTATAGACCCAGTCATGTCATCCGTGTGCACGCCATTAGTGCGTGGAAAGGCTATCTAAACCAGCAATTTGCCCGTTATTGTTATATAAGAACCAGTGTTTCTATGGTCACCTTCCTGACAAGATTTTTACACGAGGTACTTGTATGCTTATTCTACCATGTACTGCTGGTTGCTCTTTCTTCTTCCATAAGATTCTTACTCAAGCATTCTTGGAAAAGGTTGTTACACATGCTTTTTTATTATCTGGAGAAAATCATGTTTCATCATGCTTTAATATGtcaattttggaaaagtagaTAGTTACAATGAAGCAACAGCATCTCTTCGAAAACCTTTGTAAACAACAATATGCGGTACTCCTAAAATACTTACACTTACATACATGCTTTTACAAACTGTTATACAGTACCCCCTCCCTCCGTTCagaaatataaaatattttagACACTTCAAAGTGAACTAGGTACACACTAAAAATAGACGGGGTACAATATATAaaagctaaaacatcttatatttgtgaacggagggagtattatatattGTATGCACGTGCACAAAATTCGGAGGACAAGTAGCTGTATTTGTGAAACGACAACGGACTACCAGAGCTGTGCAATCAGTCAGATAGATAAGCTCAACATTTCGTAGCTGTGTTTGGTTGCATAGAATTGGGGCgtggaattgaattggactaaAATTCCAAATCCAAGATGAAAATGAATTTGCTTCCAATTCAATTATATTGTTTGGATGTGTTTGGAAACTACTGTTGAAATCAAATGGTGTTCCTATTTCCAAATCTTGTTTGGATTGCAGCAACCGTGGAAATGAATTGGGTGTGGTCAAGGGGCCATTGGCCAGAGTCGGCCGGTGAGAAGGGAGACGGAGGACGGCGGCGGGGAACCTGGCAGCAGGGCcacccgacggcggcggcggaacctGCGAAGGGAGGCGAGCGCGCAGATGGGGAGCAGCGCCGGGAGAACTGGTGGCGGCGCCACGCGATGTTGGCGGGGGAACGGCGGTGGGCGGCGAACGCGCAGATGGGGGCGGGGGAACGGCGGTGGGCGGCGAGCGCGCGTACGGGGGGCGGCGCTGGGGAAACCTAGCGGCGGGGCTACGCGGCGGCGACGGGGGAACAACGGCGGATGGCGAGCGCGCTGatggggagcggcggcggcgggggaaccTGGCTGCGGCGGGGGGACGACGGGAAGAGCGACGGGATGGAGAAGGACGAAGCGGCACGCTCCTTTCCGAGCGTTTCCGAGGTAGGGGGCTCGAAATGTTTGGCCACCTCTTTGCACATGAGGATTCTGAGCGTGGAATTTTGTtgggtttccatgcaaagattcCGAGGACAGGCCAAACGGCGGAATTGGCCCATTTGGCCCAAATTCCAATTCCATGCTCCAATTCTATGCAACCAAACACAGTGCCATATAAAATAACTCCACGTAGACCGACCACGTAAAATTTGCACACAATGTACACATCCAATGGACCAGGAGCAACATCGACAGCGACAGCGACGACACCCGAAAACGAAAACTTGGCTTGCAAGGACCCGACACGTGCCACGTCGGACAGCGGCCGATGATCCAGTCGTGCAAGGATCCGTTCCTCCTAGCCGATTGGGCCACCCGCCAGGATCCGACGGCCCACCGCGGCCGCCGCGCACCATCTCAGCCGTCCATAACCGCAGCACGGCCGGTGGTTTCTTCTCCTAGCCTCACGCTTCCCTCGTCCCGGCCCTGGACTGGATCCCGACTCTATTTGTTCCGATCCTTTTCTTCCTCCCCACCCACCCAAGATCCGGATCCGGAGCCCGGACTTCTCTCCAGATTCTCGCACTAACAAATCTACTTAGTTCTTCTATAGACTTGATAATCATCTTTCTACTCCTTGTTATAATCCTTCAGAAATCGtacccgtcctcctcctcctcctcttgggcaGTTGCTACAAAGCTTCCTTTTTTTTGCAGACACAAGAAATTTAATTTGGGGGTGTTTCTTGCCGGTTCTGTTCTTGGTCCTCTCATGGCCGATTGATTGGCTCACTAATTTCGTGTTCCAGTGTGCGTGGAGTGGGGAGTTCTAGCAACAAGTGGTTGGCTTTCTTGTGAGCAACTCTAATTTTTCGTTGCTTTCCCCTCCCCTACACCTTTTTACAGAAAACACAAGCAACCGGTTCTCCGAGCAATTTTGATCTAGCCCGGTCCCTTGCTAATTTCCGGCGGAGAATATATCATTGGATCTTCTTCCGCCCAATTTTTTGCTCGGACCACACGAATTCTTTTCATTCTTTTCCCGCAATGGCGATGTCGCTGAGCCGCTTCTCCAACTGGATATGGCCGGGGAGCAGGACCCGCGAGCTGCCGGCGGGGAGCACGGTCCCGACTACCGGGCTGTTCCCGGACTCTCCCTCGGGGTACCGGGAGCCCGACGCCGCCAGGCTCCCGAGCTCCGCCGGGGGCGCGCGCCCGCGGAAGGGCAGGACACGCTGGCCCGGCCGCGGGGAGTCCGGGATCGACAGGGAGCACGACATGGTCATCGTGCCCTCCGACGGCGGCGCCGGCTACCTGTCGGACTCGGACTCCGACGGCTCCGAGTGGTCCATCGGCTGGCTCGAGCCGCAGGCGCCCGACATGCAGAGCGACGGGGACTCTGAGGGCAGCTTCGCCGTCCTCGTGCCCTGCTATCGCCGCGGCCGCGTCGAGCAGCCTGGGCGGTCCGACGGCCGTTTCCCTGCTCACGGTGGTCTTGCCGGCGGCAATCAGACAGGTGAGCGTTCTCTACCCTGTAGTGCTATATGTTTCTCTTCTTGCTCTAAATGCTTCTACTACTTTGTAGTATCACAAATTAGGCAAGACATTATTAACCTGTGTAATTGAACTGTTAGCGTATACTAAGTCCAAAATCCAAAATCCAGACCTCGAATTGTGTTTTTATTCTTGgcagcaatttttttttgtttccattCGATCATGGCAATATATAACAACTTTAATCTGGTTACATTGAACTATTCGATGGAACACTTGCATTACTAAAGAAGGAAAAGAATCACTAGGGCTGTTTAGTTGTAAGCATGGATGTTTGCAGGAACATCATCAACTAGATAATTGCCATAGCTGTCTCCTGTCGAGAGCCATGTACAGAGCCTCTGTTTTTATTGAATGGCTGTGTAGTCGTTATCCTACAGTAGGACCTACTTGTGCTCTCTGTTATATGTGAATGATGGTGCCATTTGCCTGAAAGTACCTCATCTCGGTATATTGTGTTTGTAGTATCTCTCTCTTTCTGCAGCACACACCAACTATTTGCCATATTGGTGTGATAAATCGGTTGTCGACTCTGTTTAATATCTTTGAAACCCTTTATTGTGGCATGAATCTCCAGTTTTGTCTATTCTTGTTTAACATATTTGCCATATTGGTGTGATAAAATTAGTTGTCGACTCTGTTTAATATCTTCGAAACcctttagagcaattccaatagtatagccaactgttggctataacaatatttgtagtcatcatatagctaacatgtacaatagttggctataagaatgtagtactttactaatatatggcccacctttcactctcacaaggtgcctaggagcacgtgcaagagctggctattgcatagtagcccacctcccttctctctcctcttctctctcctccaactcatctaaaatatattatttaatatcttatagtcagctgactggactctattgtacttgctcttatttgTTCATGCATGAATCTCCAGTTTTGTCTATTCTTGTTTAACATATGCCGCCGTAGAATTTGTCTGCTCTGGGAGATGTAGCAGTTCATGATTTCCTTGGCCGTTGTTCTGGATAGCATCTACCTAATTTATATATGTATGGGCCTGGTCCTACCATAGGTCGTAGTTATGGGTTATTATTGCCGTAgcatttagggaaggtcatgcaccTATCGTGGGAGCTAAAGATGAACATCACATGCTTGGGCAATAAATGTTTCTGATATATGCTCTGACTTCATTCTTCATTCAGTTACGTATCGATATAATGATACTTAAGAAAGAAACAACTGTGACTCTAATattctactacctccgtcccaaggaataaggcgcacgcgtattccaagacgaactttgactataaaaattgagcaaaaaaatcttggttatattatatgtaattagtatcgttagattcgtattgaaaagcactttctaatgatgttaatttcatacaaataatattTATATATATAAAGTAATACGtagtcaaacaaaaagcacgtaaaacgagggcgccttattccttgaatcggaggtagtattatATAGCAAAGTTCCTTTTGTGCAAAGATGCTACCTAATCAGCACTCGAGATATCTGAAGGGCTTATCGGTTTGGCAGGTCATTTCCTTGAGCAAGTATATAGTCAGACTTGATACATCCAGGGATAATATCCTTTGATGCTGCTTTCTTTATCTGTTTGGCCATTATATATTCTCTCTCAATCTTTACCCTAGTATCACAGACTTGGTGGCATTTTGTGCGATCATCAATATGGGTAACCATATCTGCCTGCTCGAAATGAATTGTTTATAAGGTTTCTTAACTAATTTTGTTCATGTAAATCAAGTTGTTCGCGAGAAGTGGTGTTGCCTCCCAAATATATAGTTATGTCTTTTAATCCTCTCTACTGTTTTgttcaatacttgcatgatgtcaGACACGATTACTGTTTATATAATTGATGAGTTTCTTTCTTGTTTTTGATTGGCAGGTGGCAATAATTTTGTAGATGAATGGCTTTCTTCCCTTCAGAATTGATGTCTTCGTTCTTTGCTGGTTTCGCTGTATATAGTATTGGTCCCCCGATCTACCGTATTCACTATTTGTGTATATATATCGATGAAGGAAGAGATAAACCCAAAATAACaaaaaagaggaggagaagagCAAGATGGGTATTGTTAAAAGCAGCAATGCatagggtgtttacttcctgaggTTTCAAGGCTATGGTGCTATTCTGAGAAGAGTCATGAACAACATGAGATGCGTGTTGCTGAAAAGTTATTACATATGCTTTCTGATAACAATTGGATCTACAAATTTCTAGAGTACTCTTAGTTCCACTTGATTCTGAACTTCGAAACTACTTTGTACATAAATAACGTCGGTGTTCCGTTGTGGCGTCTGTATCATGATTCTTCTGTATATAATTATGAATATAAAAAATGGGCTCTTTTGAGTTTCTGCATTTCTTCTGTATGCATGTTTGTGAAGGCCAGTCCAACACTGTGAAGTGCTTTCACTATTATTTGGCCGATGTATAAATGTCAATCTCTGGAAAAGAAGAACCTCTTCAGCTTGCTGCACTATTGTCTTTGTGGATGTTCGTTACTACCCATATCTTCAGTTCATTTTCCGTAGACTTTCAGGCCTTCAGGGCCGGTTGTGGCACCTGAAGAACATCCCCAGGTCTGCCTTGAAGTTCCTGCTTGAGGTGAGAATAGCCACACTAGTTTCATATGGGACAATACAATACAAATGCAGCATTGAAGACACGAGCGCAGCTAGAGAGATGAGAAATTATTTGACCCTAAAGCACAGGCATCAATGCATCAGGTTCAACTTACAGAGCTCCGCCCCTGATTGAATACCATAAACATCTTATTGCAAAGTTGGTAGGCACTGTCTAGATACCCTGAATTAGTTATCTGCATACTACAGAAAGAAAGCAATGTTCGGCCATTTTATGTTGCAGTCGCTGCAGGTTCATGACATCAAACACGTTCCTCAAATCCTCAGCATTATATGTTTTCGAATTATCTATGGCCATTCTCTTATTATTTGGTAAGAGCCAAAGAAAAAACTGGTTCCTAAAAAGGATGAGTCGTGGACAACATGAGATGATTGTTGCTGACATAATAACGATTGGATCTACAAGTAGTCTTTTCGACTTTCTTCAGAACTTTGACGTCATCGTTTGCGTTGGCGTCATTGTGATTCTCCTGCATATATTCGTGACAATCTATCGGCATGAAGTAATACCACTACTATTATTTGGCTGATGTATAAATGTTATTTTCCTGATTAAATATTCCAGGCTCTTCATTCTCCATTTTATTACACAAGCTTGTTTCTCTTCTCAGTTTGGATGGGTTTACTAGAAAATAATCCTGAGATCGCCATATGTTTAGAAAGAAAATTCAGTTTGCTGTTGGTTGTGATCCCAGCTCATACATCTTCCTGCTCCCACACATACACATGGTTTATGTTCTCTCCCAGTCTGCACGAACGCCGCCCTCGCTGCTTAGGGCGCAATTGGTAGGTCGCATGACCTCGAAACATGCCCTGTGGAGCAGAAAATGGCGCGATTGGATGCTCAGTCTATGTCCACGTTGTGGCCTGAACACCCTGAAAGCACCTCCGAGCCAGCCGCCGGGGGAACAGCCGAATCGGCCATTCCCCAAGAGCCACCTGTGCTTCTTGCTTATTCGAGAACGCGGCGTACGAGCAGATGCATGCAGCGAGATGCCGCGAGCTCAGGCGGTGCGACGAAAATGTGGCGGTAGATTTTCGATCACCGCCTGCCTTATTGCAACCCCTTATTTAGCTCTATTTTCACCGCCCAAATCCAAAATCTGCCATTCCCCCAGTCGAGCTCTTCCCCTCCGAGATCCAAGGCGATGACGCCGACATGCCTTCTCCGTCTTCGTTGATCTCTGTTCTATTGGATCCTCTTCCGGTGTAAGAAAGCTCCAACCCTGGATGTGGTAGATGTGTAGGCAGGGTAAAAGTGTGTAGGTCTAACCGTAGATGTGTTAGATTGAGTTCGTAGATCGTGGATTTAGATTGTATTAGGTAGTTTTGTAGATTGACTAGTTTCATGGGTTTAAATGCTAAATCTACCGTAGGTCATCATGCCTTCCACTCCATCGAGCCACGATGGTGTTGCACTCCGTCGATGGTAGTGCCGCCTTCCACTCCATCGAGCACAGCCACGGTGGTGCTGCACTCCGTCCAACACAACGATGGTAGTGCTGCCTGCCACTCCATCGAGCACAGCTACGGTTGTCATGCCTTACACTCCGTTCAGTACAACGACGGTGGTGCTGCCTTCTTCTGTGTCCAGCTCACCAATCTCTGCGCTTAATCCTGCTCCTCTCACTGTAAGCCTTCTATGTCCCGATTACCATTGTTTCGATGGCTTGTGTTGGTCAATTAACCAAGCGCAACTAATTGTCGTACTTACTGTTGTTCATTTGTCATGTGTAGGTAATCCTGTCTTCTCCCGATCTGATGAACAAACCATCTATGGCATGGATGGTGACTGACAAGGTGCTAGCTCATCCATCTCTGTTTCCACCTAAACAAAATATGGTGTGGGGAGCACCTTTGTCAGAGTTTTCGTCCTGAATAGGGTTTGTGAGCTAGTCAAGAGGGGGGTTAACTATACCCGTAGCTTCAAAGAACAACATCTGCAGAGTGTGTGCAACTATGTTCTTGAGTTCACAGGCGTTACAATCACCCCTACTCAGGTGTACAACCCCATGAGGAAGTGGATACTTAGGTGGGAAATGATGCGCAAAGTTAAGAATGTTCTAGGAGTGGCATTTTGCAGCGGAGAGATGTGCCATCATGATGGACAAGGAGCAGCTGAAGTCTCAAATCCTATGATGTGTTTTGCATATCACTTCTTTGTTGAGCATGCTCATTCTGTTATAATGAACTCAACTAACGAAATATCTTCTCATTCTTAGCTATCACTGAAGCACCAGGATTTGCTGAACATGCCCATTACCAACTACTAGCAGAGGAAGACAATCTTCGATCAGCCGTACGTGCGTGCCGAAGACCTCTTCTCTCACCGCAGGAATCAACTACCTTGCGGACAACAAGCCCGATGGTATCAATGCCATAGAGGTGGAATAGGCTTAGGACAACAAACCTGATGGTAACAAGCTGATGTGTCTAATGGTGGCCGTGATCTGCTTTGCTTTTCTTTGTTGGTGTGCCATGCAGATTTTGGGACCTCGCTTAATATTGTTTCAGAAAGAGAATCGGTGTTTACTAGCAAAGTTTGGAAAGAATTGTTCAAGCAATCAGATACTCAACCCAATATGAGTTCTGCTTAGCCCCCACTGTCTGACAGCTACAAGCGGAAGTTACCATTGACTAGCATGCTACATCATGTAATTCATATGTCGCAGCTGAAGAAGTATATCGCTAAAAACATCAAGGTGTTCAGTGAATTGCATGTGGAGCCACTAACCTTGCAAGTACCTGAGAAGATCATCTCAAAGCGCACAACTGGGAGACTCTACCAGGAAGGAGGTATTGATTCGTTGGACTGGATTATCTGATGCTTTGGCTACATGGGAGAATGAGCAGGTTTAACTCCGGCGATTCTCGAATGCACTGGCTTAGGGACAAGCCGACTCTTAAGAATGAGGGAATGTCACGGACCTTGCCCGTAGACCTGGCCATCGCGGATGTCTCTAGAAGGAAATGGAGACGTTGTCGAAGGGGACCCAGGAGAAGGTGGCCTAGTTACGACAGTCGAAGCGGGAGAAGCGCAGGACCGCATGATTCTCTGGACCAGAATGGACGGCGTGATCCTCACCGGCACCATCCACCGAAGCCACTTACTTAAACGACTTTGATTTGCTTTGTTGTTGTGCCATGCAGATTCTGGGACCTCGCCTAATATCGTTTTAGAAAGAGAATCGATGTTTACTAGCAAAGTTTGGAAAGAATTGTTCAACAAATCAAACACTCAACCCAATATGAGTTCTGCTCAGCACCCAATGTCTGATGGTCAGACAGAGCTACAAGCGGAAGTTACCATCGACTAGCATGATACAACATGTAATTCATGTGTCGCAGCTGAAGAAATATATCTCTAAAAACATCAAGGTGTTCACTGAATTGCATGTGGAACCACTAGCCTTGCAAGTACCTGAGAAGATCATCTCAAAGGGGACGTGCAAGCTGGGAAACTCTACCTGGAAGGAGGTATTGATTCGTTGGACTAGATTATCTGATGCTTTGGCTACATGGGAGAATGAGCAGGTTTTACTCCAATGATTCTTTGCCGCATCAGCTTAGGGACAAGCCGACTCTCAAGAACGAGGGAATGTCATGGACCTTGCCAGTAGACCTGGCCCTCGCGCATGTCGGTGGAAGGAAACAGAGATGTTGTCGAAGGGGGTCCGGGTCCAGGAGGAGGTGGTCCAGTTACAACAGTTGAAGCGAGAGAAGCGTAGGACCGCACGATTCTCTGGACCGGAATGGACGGCGTGATCCTCACCGACGGCATCTACCGTAGCCACTTACTTAAACGACTTTGCCTCCTAGAGAAAGAGGCTTTTGGAAGCCACACGAGTTTGAAGCTGTATCTAGGGTCTCCCCCTTTGCTTCTGCTCCTTCCCCCAATTCCTCTCCGATCTTCCCTCCTGACATAGgcgtccccaatgggcctgccaaagatggtacccggggtttactgaaggcccacgacccgaagtttatgaagcccgaaagtccaattaagagatagtttggaaagatagttgTATTAGAAATATTCGacatgtaactattacgggacgaactcaaagagtctcccggactttgtaaacttgtacaccacgaaaccctcggctccgcctcctatataagggggagtcgagggacagaaaggggatcgatttcattgtcaacacaaccctagttttttagtagtcgagtacttttccggctgaaccttcgagatctacttgccctctacttccgactaaaccgtagtctataatccgtaggcattgacaagttaataccttgtcaattggcgtcgtctgtggggattagaggcgacaaggagctgatctcgatggcacgttcaagatcatcgacttcttcggtggcaagcaacgcgatggatagaggtaaacggatcgaaactgatctagtcgattttgttcctcacccgccctcccgtttggatgcatacgcGTACctagaggagcctatggagatgacgttcggaaggttccacttccgcgtcggaaaagaaggatcgcatcgtctcgagattccgatt contains the following coding sequences:
- the LOC124653061 gene encoding uncharacterized protein LOC124653061 gives rise to the protein MAMSLSRFSNWIWPGSRTRELPAGSTVPTTGLFPDSPSGYREPDAARLPSSAGGARPRKGRTRWPGRGESGIDREHDMVIVPSDGGAGYLSDSDSDGSEWSIGWLEPQAPDMQSDGDSEGSFAVLVPCYRRGRVEQPGRSDGRFPA